The following coding sequences lie in one Rutidosis leptorrhynchoides isolate AG116_Rl617_1_P2 chromosome 4, CSIRO_AGI_Rlap_v1, whole genome shotgun sequence genomic window:
- the LOC139843128 gene encoding uncharacterized protein, with translation MVMTKRLQSVISSVIGFEQSAYIKNRYILDGVLITNEVLHDIKVTKRKGLFFKVDFEKAFDSISWNFLMEIMELMGFGLRWRQWIFASLSSTSISILVNDSPTKEFSPQKGVRQGDPLSPYLFIMVAEGLNHLIKSAALHSRFSGIPIGRRELRVTHLQYADDTIFFGEWDRRNVQNLTKILKCFELTSGLKINFHKSCVYGLGVSKVETENMAAWIGCAAGTLPSTYLGLPLGSSMKLSKSWDPVFDKFGKRLADWKARSLSYGGRLTLIKSVLSSLPLYFFSLYISPSCVIDKLEGLRRRFFWGGSSEVSKMAWVKWDTCLKPREFGGLDIAPLAFKNRALLAKWWWRFKHENDSLWVSIIKNIYGEDGGLSTSFSPPSSRASSTWAGILKVGKNIFNANSAFANSFKKRVVDGSSTSFWDELCLGEMVLKDKFNRLYRLDTNKFATILDRARWEGGNFHVTWCWSRDISGRLAGDLTTLTNLLSSFVPCSSGKEEWSWSWSKDGSFSVHKLTDILVRSSPDIATVSIKSLRNKLVPLKVELFIWRTRHKRLPTRVELDKRGMDLGMVRCPVCDNGLELVEHSIILCTFAFDIWNRVYDWWKLGPFTNLGINESFLGNGYNFTSDLGKLLWQATEWVTGYMIWKSRNAFTFTKIKPTCAMVFKDIQLKCFEWFSNRIKGTNIEWDVWLANPRGYDSLALSSRRSGIG, from the coding sequence ATGGTTATGACCAAAAGGCTACAAAGTGTTATTTCTTCGGTTATCGGTTTCGAACAAAGTGCTTATATTAAAAATCGTTATATTCTTGATGGCGTGTTAATTACGAATGAAGTCCTTCATGATATCAAAGTAACCAAAAGAAAAGGCTTATTTTTTAAAGTTGACTTTGAGAAGGCTTTTGATAGCATTAGTTGGAACTTTCTAATGGAAATCATGGAGTTAATGGGATTCGGTCTTCGATGGAGACAATGGATCTTCGCAAGTCTTTCTTCCACTTCCATTTCGATTTTGGTCAACGATTCCCCAACTAAAGAATTTTCTCCTCAGAAAGGCGTGAGGCAAGGGGATCCCCTCTCCCCTTATCTTTTTATCATGGTAGCCGAAGGTTTGAACCATCTAATTAAATCTGCTGCACTTCATAGCCGATTTTCTGGGATCCCAATCGGGCGGAGGGAATTACGGGTCACGCATTTGCAATACGCGGACGACACTATATTTTTTGGTGAATGGGATAGGCGTAATGTGCAAAATCTTACTAAAATTCTTAAGTGCTTTGAATTGACATCGGGACTAAAAATCAATTTTCATAAGAGCTGTGTTTATGGACTCGGGGTCTCAAAAGTAGAAACGGAAAATATGGCGGCCTGGATTGGTTGCGCAGCAGGTACACTCCCTAGTACCTACCTTGGGCTTCCACTTGGATCGTCGATGAAACTCTCGAAGTCATGGGATCCGGTATTTGACAAGTTTGGTAAGAGGCTGGCGGATTGGAAAGCTAGATCCCTCTCGTATGGTGGTAGACTTACATTAATTAAATCGGTATTATCTAGTCTACCTCTTTATTTCTTTTCGCTTTACATATCCCCATCTTGTGTTATTGATAAACTTGAGGGGTTGAGACGTCGGTTTTTTTGGGGCGGATCTTCCGAGGTCTCAAAAATggcatgggttaaatgggatactTGTCTTAAGCCTCGTGAATTTGGTGGGTTAGATATTGCCCCTCTTGCGTTTAAAAATCGTGCCTTACTTgcaaaatggtggtggcggtttaaaCATGAGAATGACTCACTTTGGGtgtctattattaaaaatatttacgGGGAGGACGGGGGCCTTAGCACTTCTTTTTCTCCCCCTTCCTCACGAGCTTCTTCTACTTGGGCGGGTATTCTTAAGGTGGGTAaaaatatctttaatgcaaactccGCTTTCGCTAATTCTTTCAAAAAAAGAGTCGTAGATGGGTCTAGTACAAGTTTTTGGGATGAATTATGTCTTGGGGAAATGGTTCTTAAAGACAAATTTAATAGGCTTTATAGACTTGACACAAATAAATTTGCCACAATTCTTGACCGGGCGAGATGGGAGGGCGGGAACTTTCATGTCACGTGGTGTTGGTCCCGCGATATCTCGGGGAGATTGGCCGGGGACCTCACCACTCTTACTAATCTTTTATCTAGTTTTGTCCCGTGTAGCTCAGGTAAAGAAGAATGGTCATGGTCTTGGAGTAAGGATGGCTCGTTTTCGGTTCACAAGCTTACGGATATTCTGGTCCGGAGCAGCCCTGACATCGCAACCGTGAGCATAAAGTCGCTCCGCAACAAACTGGTCCCCCTCAAAGTTGAGTTGTTTATTTGGCGCACTCGACACAAAAGGTTACCTACAAGAGTTGAACTCGACAAGAGAGGTATGGACTTGGGTATGGTACGTTGTCCGGTTTGTGATAATGGTTTGGAATTAGTAGAGCACTCCATCATCTTATGCACGTTCGCTTTTGACATTTGGAATCGTGTCTATGATTGGTGGAAGCTCGGCCCTTTTACAAACTTGGGTATAAATGAATCTTTTCTTGGAAATGGATATAACTTCACCTCCGACTTGGGAAAACTGTTGTGGCAAGCTACGGAATGGGTTACGGGATACATGATTTGGAAAAGTAGGAACGCTTTCACTTTCACTAAGATAAAACCGACATGCGCAATGGTATTCAAAGACATCCAACTTAAATGCTTCGAATGGTTCTCTAATAGGATCAAAGGTACCAATATTGAATGGGATGTCTGGCTTGCAAATCCACGAGGTTATGATTCGCTAGCTTTATCATCTAGGAGATCCGGGATAGGTTAA